From a single Brassica napus cultivar Da-Ae chromosome C9, Da-Ae, whole genome shotgun sequence genomic region:
- the LOC106444444 gene encoding transcription factor MYB86, translated as MGRHSCCYKQKLRKGLWSPEEDEKLLNYITRHGHGCWSSVPKLAGLQRCGKSCRLRWINYLRPDLKRGAFSQDEECLIIELHAALGNRWSQIATRLPGRTDNEIKNFWNSCLKKKLRRKGIDPTTHKPLISDLQTLNVINQKLASSEVLKSTGLLNNPHDQSMIVSSQPGSWWFPNQNAAFCLSSNTTPTVSDQIVSLISSMSTSSSTTPITSFNPVPELNYCNNTVPSQTNSIYSAFFGNSYTEASQINNNNNNHVVNHPHDQDMKSWASEILHYNQSSETGLEAEVKPDIAKYYWRSTSSSSSPNENAAALLHDADIEWYAKNLQKVHNMAFDQSL; from the exons ATGGGAAGGCATTCTTGTTGTTATAAGCAAAAGCTTAGAAAAGGCCTTTGGTCTcctgaagaagatgaaaaactTCTCAATTACATAACTAGACATGGTCATGGCTGTTGGAGTTCTGTCCCCAAACTCGCAG GTTTGCAAAGATGTGGAAAGAGTTGTAGGCTTAGGTGGATAAACTATTTGAGACCAGACTTAAAAAGGGGAGCTTTCTCTCAAGACGAAGAATGCTTGATCATTGAGCTCCATGCTGCGTTAGGCAACAG ATGGTCTCAGATCGCAACTCGGTTACCAGGAAGAACAGACAACGAGATCAAAAACTTTTGGAACTCATGTCTTAAGAAGAAGCTGAGAAGAAAAGGCATTGACCCAACTACACATAAACCCTTAATAAGCGATCTTCAAACTCTTAACGTCATAAATCAGAAGCTGGCGTCATCTGAAGTACTAAAGTCAACGGGTTTGTTAAACAATCCACATGATCAGTCAATGATCGTCTCATCGCAACCAGGTTCATGGTGGTTCCCGAATCAAAACGCTGCGTTTTGCTTAAGTTCAAATACTACTCCCACGGTTTCAGACCAGATCGTATCTTTAATCTCTTCAATGTCCACGTCATCATCTACGACACCGATTACTTCATTCAATCCTGTTCCTGAACTCAATTACTGCAACAACACAGTTCCATCTCAGACCAACAGTATCTACAGTGCTTTCTTTGGTAATAGTTACACAGAAGCTAGCCAAatcaacaataataataataatcatgtAGTGAATCATCCTCATGATCAAGACATGAAGTCATGGGCATCGGAGATACTTCATTACAACCAAAGCTCAGAAACTGGTTTAGAAGCAGAGGTGAAGCCAGATATTGCCAAGTACTATTGGAGATCaacatcatcatcgtcatcaccAAACGAAAACGCTGCGGCATTACTACATGATGCTGACATTGAGTGGTATGCTAAAAATCTTCAAAAAGTTCATAACATGGCGTTTGATCAGAGCCTTTAG
- the LOC106444445 gene encoding pectin acetylesterase 10 isoform X1, translating into MRKIFLLGFVVTGLILVTEAIGYLEFNVTELDHIEELEYGVSKSISSFNPLMVGLTLITGAGAKGAVCLDGTLPGYHLHRGHGSGANSWLIQLEGGGWCDNIRNCVYRKKSRRGSSNYMEKQIQFTGILSDKAQANPDFFNWNRVKLRYCDGGSFSGDSQDKAAGLQFRGERIWRAAMDDLKAKGMQNAKQALLSGCSAGGLAVILRCDEFSNLFSRTTKVKCLSDAGFFLDTPDVSGGHTIRNLYNGVVQLQGVRNNLPHMCTDHLNPTSCFFPQNLISEMKTPLFIVNAAYDIWQVQSSLAPRSADPSGYWHECRLNHGRCTPAQILFLQGFRDQMLRAVSGFLNARKNGLFINSCFAHCQTERQDTWFADNSPVINKKAVATAVGDWYFDRAEVKLIDCPYPCDSSCHNLVFR; encoded by the exons ATGAGGAAGATTTTCTTGTTAGGTTTTGTGGTCACAGGACTGATTCTTGTGACTGAGGCAATTGGGTATCTAGAGTTCAATGTCACAGAGTTAGATCACATTGAGGAACTAGAGTATGGTGTCTCCAAATCTATCTCCAGTTTCAACCCATTAATGGTTGGCCTCACACTTATCACTGGAGCTGGTGCCAAAGGAGCTG TTTGTTTGGATGGAACATTGCCTGGATATCATTTACATCGTGGGCATGGTTCAGGAGCCAATAGCTGGCTAATTCAACTAGAG GGAGGAGGATGGTGTGACAACATAAGGAACTGCGTATACCGGAAGAAGAGTCGTCGTGGATCCTCTAACTATATGGAGAAACAGATACAGTTTACAGGCATACTTAGCGATAAAGCTCAAGCAAATCCAG ATTTTTTCAACTGGAATAGAGTCAAGCTTCGTTACTGTGATGGTGGTTCCTTCAGTGGAGATAGTCAGGACAAG GCTGCAGGGCTTCAGTTTAGAGGAGAGAGGATATGGAGAGCAGCAATGGATGATTTGAAGGCAAAGGGAATGCAAAATGCCAAACAG GCACTTCTATCTGGATGCTCTGCAGGTGGTCTAGCAGTCATTTTACGCTGTGATGAATTCAGCAACTTGTTTTCAAGAACTACCAAAGTCAAGTGCTTAAGCGACGCAGGCTTTTTCTTGGACAC CCCTGATGTGTCCGGTGGCCACACCATTAGGAATCTATATAACGGCGTTGTGCAGCTGCAG GGAGTGAGGAACAATCTACCACATATGTGCACAGACCATCTCAATCCAACTTCT TGTTTCTTCCCTCAAAACTTGATCAGTGAGATGAAAACCCCTCTCTTTATTGTCAATGCAGCATATGATATTTGGCAG GTTCAAAGCAGTCTAGCTCCACGAAGTGCAGATCCTAGTGGTTATTGGCATGAATGCAGATTAAACCATGGAAGATGCACTCCAGCACAGATACTGTTCTTGCAAG GGTTTAGAGATCAGATGCTGAGAGCTGTGAGCGGATTCTTGAATGCAAGAAAGAACGGTTTGTTTATAAACTCATGTTTTGCTCATTGCCAAACCGAAAGGCAAGACACTTGGTTCGCTGATAATTCACCTGTTATCAACAAGAAG GCGGTGGCGACAGCGGTTGGAGATTGGTATTTTGATAGGGCAGAAGTTAAGCTAATAGATTGTCCATACCCTTGTGATAGTAGCTGCCACAATCTTGTCTTCAGATGA
- the LOC106440353 gene encoding probable germin-like protein subfamily 2 member 5, with product MASTATHLVVVFTMLVSAMAAAESNMLQDFCVADLSNAVRVNGYTCKDSTQVTPEDFYFQGLATAKAAANSSTGAIVTSATVEKLPGLNTLGLSMSRIDYAPNGLNPPHVHPRASEVIFVLEGQLYVGFVTTAGKLVAKYINKGEVFVFPKGLLHFQKNIAGSAPASVLAAFDSQLPGTQSLVASLFGALPDNILVETFKIKPKQVKTIKSRYQPKK from the exons ATGGCGTCTACAGCGACCCATCTTGTTGTTGTTTTCACCATGTTGGTCTCAGCCATGGCCGCAGCAGAATCCAACATGCTTCAAGATTTTTGTGTTGCTGATTTGTCCAATG CGGTCAGGGTCAACGGATACACATGCAAGGACTCAACACAAGTAACACCTGAAGACTTTTACTTCCAAGGCTTAGCCACAGCCAAAGCAGCTGCAAACTCTTCCACTGGAGCCATTGTAACCAGCGCCACAGTAGAGAAGTTACCAGGACTCAACACTCTCGGCCTCTCCATGTCCCGCATAGACTACGCACCAAACGGTCTAAACCCACCGCATGTGCACCCACGTGCCTCCGAGGTTATCTTTGTTCTAGAAGGTCAGCTCTACGTGGGGTTCGTAACAACCGCAGGGAAACTAGTAGCTAAATACATTAACAAAGGAGAAGTGTTCGTTTTCCCCAAAGGACTTCTCCATTTCCAGAAGAACATTGCTGGATCAGCTCCAGCTTCTGTACTAGCAGCTTTTGATAGCCAGTTGCCTGGAACACAGTCGCTCGTGGCGTCTCTCTTTGGAGCTCTTCCTGACAACATTCTCGTTGAGACATTCAAGATCAAACCCAAACAGGTTAAGACGATCAAGTCAAGATACCAACCAAAGAaatga
- the LOC106444445 gene encoding pectin acetylesterase 10 isoform X2: MRKIFLLGFVVTGLILVTEAIGYLEFNVTELDHIEELEYGVSKSISSFNPLMVGLTLITGAVCLDGTLPGYHLHRGHGSGANSWLIQLEGGGWCDNIRNCVYRKKSRRGSSNYMEKQIQFTGILSDKAQANPDFFNWNRVKLRYCDGGSFSGDSQDKAAGLQFRGERIWRAAMDDLKAKGMQNAKQALLSGCSAGGLAVILRCDEFSNLFSRTTKVKCLSDAGFFLDTPDVSGGHTIRNLYNGVVQLQGVRNNLPHMCTDHLNPTSCFFPQNLISEMKTPLFIVNAAYDIWQVQSSLAPRSADPSGYWHECRLNHGRCTPAQILFLQGFRDQMLRAVSGFLNARKNGLFINSCFAHCQTERQDTWFADNSPVINKKAVATAVGDWYFDRAEVKLIDCPYPCDSSCHNLVFR; this comes from the exons ATGAGGAAGATTTTCTTGTTAGGTTTTGTGGTCACAGGACTGATTCTTGTGACTGAGGCAATTGGGTATCTAGAGTTCAATGTCACAGAGTTAGATCACATTGAGGAACTAGAGTATGGTGTCTCCAAATCTATCTCCAGTTTCAACCCATTAATGGTTGGCCTCACACTTATCACTGGAGCTG TTTGTTTGGATGGAACATTGCCTGGATATCATTTACATCGTGGGCATGGTTCAGGAGCCAATAGCTGGCTAATTCAACTAGAG GGAGGAGGATGGTGTGACAACATAAGGAACTGCGTATACCGGAAGAAGAGTCGTCGTGGATCCTCTAACTATATGGAGAAACAGATACAGTTTACAGGCATACTTAGCGATAAAGCTCAAGCAAATCCAG ATTTTTTCAACTGGAATAGAGTCAAGCTTCGTTACTGTGATGGTGGTTCCTTCAGTGGAGATAGTCAGGACAAG GCTGCAGGGCTTCAGTTTAGAGGAGAGAGGATATGGAGAGCAGCAATGGATGATTTGAAGGCAAAGGGAATGCAAAATGCCAAACAG GCACTTCTATCTGGATGCTCTGCAGGTGGTCTAGCAGTCATTTTACGCTGTGATGAATTCAGCAACTTGTTTTCAAGAACTACCAAAGTCAAGTGCTTAAGCGACGCAGGCTTTTTCTTGGACAC CCCTGATGTGTCCGGTGGCCACACCATTAGGAATCTATATAACGGCGTTGTGCAGCTGCAG GGAGTGAGGAACAATCTACCACATATGTGCACAGACCATCTCAATCCAACTTCT TGTTTCTTCCCTCAAAACTTGATCAGTGAGATGAAAACCCCTCTCTTTATTGTCAATGCAGCATATGATATTTGGCAG GTTCAAAGCAGTCTAGCTCCACGAAGTGCAGATCCTAGTGGTTATTGGCATGAATGCAGATTAAACCATGGAAGATGCACTCCAGCACAGATACTGTTCTTGCAAG GGTTTAGAGATCAGATGCTGAGAGCTGTGAGCGGATTCTTGAATGCAAGAAAGAACGGTTTGTTTATAAACTCATGTTTTGCTCATTGCCAAACCGAAAGGCAAGACACTTGGTTCGCTGATAATTCACCTGTTATCAACAAGAAG GCGGTGGCGACAGCGGTTGGAGATTGGTATTTTGATAGGGCAGAAGTTAAGCTAATAGATTGTCCATACCCTTGTGATAGTAGCTGCCACAATCTTGTCTTCAGATGA